The Salvia miltiorrhiza cultivar Shanhuang (shh) chromosome 2, IMPLAD_Smil_shh, whole genome shotgun sequence DNA window GTCAGCGCCACCATCGCTGCCAGCCTCGCCTTGTACGGCCTCCCACCGCCCACCTCATTTCCTACCCTGCTCGACACGCACCCCGCCAGCGCCATCGGAACCGTGTACATAAGGCTCGTCGTCTGGATCATCACCCCCGTCGCCGCCACCGCCAGCTTTGGCTCCGGCAGGTAACCGGCCAGCACCGTCACGATCTCGTACCACCACCACTCCAAGCAAATCCCCAGACAGCTCGGCACGGCCAGCTTCAGCAGAGCCCCGatcccgccgccgccgccgccccatTTCCACTCCCACCGCCCATAAACACACACGTACCCCATCATCAGCACCATCATATGCAAATTCGTCAGCACGGAAGCGAGCGCCACCCCACGCACCCCCCACcccgccaccaccaccaacgCATAATTGAGCGGCACGTGAAACGCCACCGCCGTCAAAGTGCACCACATTTGCGGCTTCGTCACCCCCTTGTGACCTCAAGTACACGCGCAGCGGCTGCAGCAAGGTGTTTGTGAAAAGGTCTGGGAGAGAATATAAACAGTAAGCCGCGGCCGTGGAGGTGATCTCGGCGTCCTGCCCCATGAAGAGCATGATCGGCTCCAGATTGACCCACAGCGCTCCGATGGGGACTATGGCCACCAGGAGGATCAGGATCATGCGGTGTAGAGACACAAAGAGGAGCTCCCAGTTCTTGGACCCGTACGCTTGGCTGCAAACCGGCTCCAGCCCGGAGGCCAAGCCCACCAGAACCGAGTAGCCGGTGATGTTGGTGAACCCGATCGACAGCGCGCCGCCGGCCAGCTCCAAGCTGCCCAGACGGCCCAGGAACAACACGGAGACCACGGCTCGGACGTACACCAGGAAGTTCATTGCAGTTATGGGGAGCACCATTTGCCATAGTTCCTTCATTTCCTCTACCACCTTTTTCaaaaaaagattgaatttttattcataaatcGATCTCAGTTTTGGGTTTTTCTGACCAATGGTTTACCTGGGATGATGTGGGATGTCTGTGAGAGTAAAAATCCCGCATTTTTTCTGCCATTTCTGCAAATGATGAACA harbors:
- the LOC131010093 gene encoding LOW QUALITY PROTEIN: protein DETOXIFICATION 54-like (The sequence of the model RefSeq protein was modified relative to this genomic sequence to represent the inferred CDS: deleted 1 base in 1 codon), which translates into the protein MAEKMRDFYSHRHPTSSQVVEEMKELWQMVLPITAMNFLVYVRAVVSVLFLGRLGSLELAGGALSIGFTNITGYSVLVGLASGLEPVCSQAYGSKNWELLFVSLHRMILILLVAIVPIGALWVNLEPIMLFMGQDAEITSTAAAYCLYSLPDLFTNTLLQPLRVYLRSQGVTKPQMWCTLTAVAFHVPLNYALVVVAGWGVRGVALASVLTNLHMMVLMMGYVCVYGRWEWKWGGGGGGIGALLKLAVPSCLGICLEWWWYEIVTVLAGYLPEPKLAVAATGVMIQTTSLMYTVPMALAGCVSSRVGNEVGGGRPYKARLAAMVALTCALVVGMMNVMWTVVFRERWGALFTKDEMLIAMVASVLPITGLCELGNCPQTTGCGILRGTAKPVVAARINLASFYFVGTPVAVGLAFWLCIGFPGLWLGLLSAQAACAVSILYVVLHCTDWEAEALKASKLASPQMEMEMEMEMEMGGTQL